Proteins encoded within one genomic window of Amorphoplanes friuliensis DSM 7358:
- a CDS encoding WhiB family transcriptional regulator, producing the protein MEAQVEGVDLLGDAPEWQERALCSQTDPEAFFPEKGGSTREAKRICGRCDVKSECLEYALGHDERFGIWGGLSERERRKLKRRVA; encoded by the coding sequence ATGGAAGCGCAGGTTGAAGGGGTGGACCTGCTCGGGGACGCGCCCGAGTGGCAGGAACGGGCACTGTGCTCGCAGACCGATCCAGAGGCATTCTTCCCGGAGAAGGGCGGTTCGACCCGCGAGGCGAAGCGCATCTGCGGCCGCTGCGACGTGAAGTCCGAATGCCTGGAATACGCGCTGGGCCACGACGAGCGTTTCGGAATCTGGGGCGGGCTCAGCGAGCGCGAACGCCGCAAGCTCAAGCGTCGGGTCGCCTGA
- a CDS encoding DUF3499 domain-containing protein codes for MRSPRRCSRNGCPRQAVATLTYVYSDSTAVVGPLAAFAEPHTYDLCEPHARSLTAPRGWELVRHDGDFAPPPPTTDDLVALADAVREAARPAPPPRPEEHDNLPGHQTGRRGHLRVIPPSH; via the coding sequence GTGAGGTCACCACGGCGTTGCTCCCGGAACGGCTGTCCCCGACAGGCGGTCGCCACGCTGACCTACGTCTACAGCGACTCGACCGCGGTGGTCGGCCCGCTGGCGGCCTTCGCCGAACCCCACACGTACGACCTGTGCGAACCCCACGCCCGCAGCCTCACCGCACCCCGCGGCTGGGAACTGGTCCGCCACGACGGTGACTTCGCCCCACCCCCGCCGACCACGGACGACCTCGTCGCCCTGGCCGACGCGGTGCGGGAGGCGGCCCGTCCGGCGCCACCGCCCCGCCCGGAGGAGCACGACAACCTCCCAGGCCACCAGACCGGCCGCCGCGGCCACCTCCGCGTCATCCCGCCTTCTCACTGA
- a CDS encoding metallopeptidase family protein → MRPGADPGRSARAGGPGRPARRDRHGRGLRGRLVPATVPLARTKAEIFDDLVLDTVESLERRYAKELAGVEFAVEDVPPELNVYDSDVLEDGEVPLARLLPGRPGRQELPPRIVLYRRPLEFRAMDREDLADLVHDVIIEQVANLLGVDPDELS, encoded by the coding sequence GTGCGTCCCGGTGCGGACCCCGGCCGGTCCGCTCGTGCCGGCGGGCCCGGGCGGCCCGCTCGCCGCGACCGGCATGGTCGCGGGCTTCGCGGTCGTCTGGTGCCGGCGACCGTGCCGCTCGCCCGCACCAAGGCGGAGATCTTCGACGACCTTGTCCTGGACACGGTCGAGAGTCTCGAGCGGCGGTACGCCAAGGAGCTGGCGGGTGTCGAGTTCGCCGTGGAGGACGTGCCCCCGGAGCTGAACGTCTACGACTCCGATGTGCTCGAGGACGGCGAGGTGCCCCTGGCCCGGCTGTTGCCGGGTCGTCCCGGACGCCAGGAGTTGCCGCCGCGGATCGTGCTGTACCGGCGGCCGCTGGAGTTCCGGGCGATGGACCGTGAGGACCTCGCCGACCTCGTACACGATGTGATCATCGAGCAGGTCGCCAACCTGCTCGGCGTGGATCCTGACGAACTTTCCTGA